Proteins encoded together in one Chitinophaga varians window:
- a CDS encoding MarR family winged helix-turn-helix transcriptional regulator: MDQSPRISLLISQALGLYRLRINALLAQHGIDLTSEMVTVLRVLWQREGRKQQELADLLHKDKASITKVIHNMEKRGLVARAADETDARNKKIVLTHSGQALKMKVLPVLDPFLDSLTADFDEKELAAARAVLSAIIRRLQ; encoded by the coding sequence ATGGACCAGTCACCACGGATCAGCTTATTAATTTCCCAGGCGCTGGGGCTTTACCGGTTGCGCATCAATGCACTGCTGGCGCAGCACGGGATTGATCTCACGTCCGAAATGGTGACCGTTCTGCGGGTGCTGTGGCAGCGGGAAGGGCGTAAACAGCAGGAGCTGGCAGATCTGTTGCATAAAGACAAGGCCAGCATTACCAAGGTTATCCACAACATGGAAAAAAGAGGCCTCGTGGCCCGTGCAGCTGATGAAACCGACGCCCGCAATAAAAAAATCGTGCTGACACACAGCGGACAGGCCCTGAAAATGAAAGTATTGCCGGTGCTGGACCCGTTCCTGGACAGCCTCACGGCGGATTTTGACGAAAAAGAACTGGCTGCCGCCAGAGCGGTGCTGTCTGCCATTATCCGCCGGCTGCAATAA
- a CDS encoding thioesterase family protein, with product MRSIFQPGDVKQFTRHVRAEDCAAFDSGRVHPVYATFALGRDAEWCCRMFVLEMKTEEEEGIGTMLTVEHLSPALQGSEVHFTATITALQGNEIICSYEAHVGNRLIARGTQAQKILLKEKLERRFAAL from the coding sequence ATGCGAAGCATCTTTCAGCCGGGCGATGTGAAACAGTTTACCCGTCACGTACGGGCAGAAGACTGTGCTGCTTTTGACAGCGGCCGGGTACATCCCGTGTATGCTACCTTTGCCCTGGGCCGTGATGCAGAGTGGTGTTGCCGCATGTTTGTACTGGAAATGAAAACAGAAGAAGAGGAAGGAATCGGCACCATGCTGACAGTAGAACATCTTTCACCGGCCCTGCAAGGCAGCGAAGTACATTTTACCGCTACCATCACCGCTTTGCAGGGAAATGAAATCATATGCAGTTATGAAGCGCATGTGGGCAACCGGCTCATAGCACGCGGCACACAGGCACAGAAAATACTGCTTAAAGAGAAATTGGAACGGCGTTTTGCCGCTTTATAA
- a CDS encoding LytR/AlgR family response regulator transcription factor, which translates to MIKAVIIDDEPLAREVVKEFLSGYPQVQLMQECNDGFEGLKAIQQHQPDIIFLDIQMPKITGFEMLELVETMPAVIFTTAFEEHALRAFEVHAVDYLLKPFSRDRFDKAFQKWLEQHNSNAAATAALLETAAATPLQNNRVVIKINGKIKIIPVQDIHYLEAADDYVKIVTQEGSFLKNKTMSFFEQTLDPQQFTRVHRSYILNVNQVTRIDPYEKENHLAILRSGARVLVSKTGYPRLKAALGL; encoded by the coding sequence ATGATAAAAGCAGTAATAATTGATGATGAACCTCTGGCACGTGAAGTGGTAAAGGAATTCCTGTCAGGCTATCCGCAGGTGCAGCTGATGCAGGAATGCAACGATGGTTTTGAAGGACTGAAAGCTATTCAGCAGCACCAGCCGGACATTATCTTCCTCGATATCCAGATGCCGAAGATCACCGGTTTTGAGATGCTGGAACTGGTAGAAACCATGCCTGCCGTGATATTCACCACCGCTTTTGAAGAGCATGCGCTCCGTGCTTTTGAAGTACATGCTGTGGATTACCTGCTGAAACCCTTTTCCCGCGATCGTTTTGACAAAGCCTTTCAGAAATGGCTGGAACAACATAACAGCAATGCCGCCGCTACGGCCGCACTGCTGGAAACAGCCGCTGCCACGCCATTACAAAACAATCGCGTAGTGATCAAGATCAACGGGAAAATTAAGATCATCCCGGTGCAGGATATTCACTACCTGGAGGCAGCAGATGATTATGTGAAGATTGTGACGCAGGAAGGCAGTTTCCTGAAAAACAAAACCATGTCGTTTTTTGAGCAGACGCTGGACCCGCAGCAGTTTACCCGGGTACACCGTTCGTATATTCTGAATGTGAACCAGGTAACGCGCATTGACCCTTATGAGAAGGAAAACCACCTGGCCATCCTGCGCAGCGGCGCCCGGGTGCTGGTGAGCAAAACCGGTTATCCCCGCCTGAAAGCGGCGCTGGGCTTATAA
- a CDS encoding sensor histidine kinase → MAKELYKGNSRWSFLTSFLIWLVLYAALLYYWFDLTAWQAISDSSVHVVLLGGAGFLISRNLSYYRPGAGINKFLYVTVVSSVMAALWVFFTHWLLETTFDTDPVYLRWLNNAIPIHFIVGCMIIAGIGYRSQLWYDEEEEQGERERREANEAIIREAELYKLRQQLQPHFLFNSLNSINALIMLRPEQAREMVLKLSDFLRGSLKREDDHWISLKEELQYLQLYLDIEKVRFGHRLSTSVSYDEAAEAMYVPPMLLQPVVENAIKFGLYDTVGDICITIRAYVEDGMLLLEVKNPFDNELQQPNKGTGFGLTSIRRRLYLLFARQDLLETGAEENIYTTLIKVPQTHDKSSNN, encoded by the coding sequence TTGGCAAAAGAATTATACAAAGGAAACTCCCGGTGGAGTTTCCTTACCTCCTTCCTGATCTGGCTGGTGTTGTATGCAGCCCTGCTGTATTACTGGTTTGATCTGACCGCATGGCAGGCTATTTCAGACAGTTCCGTACACGTTGTCCTGCTGGGCGGCGCCGGGTTCCTGATCAGCCGTAACCTGTCGTATTACCGTCCGGGCGCCGGTATCAACAAGTTTCTGTATGTAACAGTGGTTAGTTCCGTGATGGCCGCCCTTTGGGTATTCTTCACCCACTGGCTGCTGGAAACCACCTTTGATACCGACCCTGTATACCTGCGCTGGCTTAATAATGCCATCCCGATCCACTTTATTGTGGGATGTATGATCATCGCCGGTATTGGCTACCGCAGCCAGCTCTGGTACGATGAAGAAGAGGAGCAGGGCGAAAGGGAGAGGAGAGAGGCCAACGAAGCCATTATCCGGGAGGCTGAATTGTACAAGCTGCGGCAACAGTTACAGCCACACTTTCTGTTCAACAGCCTTAACTCTATCAACGCGCTCATTATGCTGCGTCCGGAACAGGCCCGTGAAATGGTGCTCAAACTGTCCGACTTCCTCCGTGGCTCCCTGAAACGGGAAGACGACCACTGGATCTCTCTGAAGGAAGAACTACAGTATCTCCAGTTATATCTCGATATCGAGAAAGTGAGATTCGGACATCGTTTATCCACCAGCGTTAGTTATGATGAGGCGGCGGAAGCGATGTATGTGCCGCCCATGCTGCTGCAGCCAGTGGTGGAAAACGCCATTAAATTTGGTCTGTATGATACGGTAGGGGATATCTGTATTACCATCAGGGCGTATGTGGAAGACGGGATGTTGCTGCTGGAAGTGAAAAACCCGTTTGACAACGAACTTCAGCAGCCCAATAAAGGCACCGGTTTCGGGCTCACCTCTATCAGGCGGAGGCTGTACCTGCTGTTTGCGCGGCAGGACCTGCTGGAAACAGGCGCTGAGGAAAATATTTATACCACGCTGATTAAAGTACCACAAACACATGATAAAAGCAGTAATAATTGA
- a CDS encoding DUF4288 domain-containing protein, with protein MYWFVAKVVYQIICGNGSHTPQFDEQLRLISAISKKEAWEKAREIGMQEQYAFKNQQQELVQWKFINVPEVYTLDQLTDGMELYSRIEEPGDPNSYIAWLQMKSAQLQGQQYIEVNV; from the coding sequence ATGTATTGGTTTGTTGCTAAAGTAGTTTATCAGATCATTTGCGGTAATGGCTCTCATACGCCGCAATTCGATGAACAGTTGAGACTGATCAGCGCCATCTCCAAAAAAGAGGCCTGGGAGAAAGCAAGGGAAATCGGAATGCAGGAACAATATGCCTTCAAAAACCAACAACAGGAACTGGTACAATGGAAGTTCATCAACGTACCGGAAGTATATACCCTTGATCAACTGACAGACGGCATGGAGCTGTATTCCCGCATAGAAGAACCAGGAGATCCCAATTCCTATATCGCCTGGTTGCAGATGAAATCCGCACAATTGCAGGGACAACAATATATTGAAGTGAACGTCTAA
- a CDS encoding LiaF transmembrane domain-containing protein, whose protein sequence is MINDDLIAKRKRGRSIGGIILILIGTSLLLQRLDLDIPSWIFSWQMILIVIGLALGFKHNFRGGPWFAMITVGGIFLAGEIMHWPYNTAKFIWPVVLIAIGVTALFKRHNEHMFSDARYFAKDRTSSDISSDMDTINISSCFSGLEKVVTSKNFKGGYVSNVFGGTDLNLMQADINGTVTLEVTAIFGGCEIVVPANWTVKVDISTIMGGVEEKRPAALLGSIDKDKVLLLKGSCIFGGVEIKSFA, encoded by the coding sequence ATGATAAATGATGATTTGATCGCCAAAAGAAAGAGAGGACGCAGTATTGGCGGTATTATCCTTATCCTCATCGGTACTTCCCTGCTGTTGCAGCGACTTGACCTGGATATCCCCAGCTGGATATTCTCCTGGCAGATGATCCTGATCGTAATAGGCCTGGCACTGGGCTTCAAACATAACTTCAGAGGCGGTCCCTGGTTTGCCATGATCACCGTAGGCGGCATTTTCCTGGCAGGTGAAATTATGCACTGGCCTTATAACACGGCCAAGTTTATCTGGCCGGTCGTACTGATCGCCATCGGGGTAACGGCCTTATTTAAAAGGCATAACGAACACATGTTCAGCGATGCCCGGTATTTCGCGAAAGACCGTACCAGCAGTGATATCTCTTCTGACATGGACACCATCAACATATCATCCTGTTTCAGTGGCCTGGAAAAGGTGGTCACCTCCAAAAACTTCAAAGGCGGCTATGTCTCCAACGTATTTGGCGGTACAGACCTCAACCTGATGCAGGCAGACATCAACGGTACTGTGACTTTGGAAGTGACCGCCATCTTTGGTGGATGTGAGATTGTGGTACCGGCCAACTGGACCGTGAAAGTAGACATCTCTACCATTATGGGCGGCGTAGAGGAAAAACGCCCTGCCGCCCTGCTGGGAAGTATTGATAAAGACAAAGTATTGCTGCTGAAAGGCTCCTGTATCTTCGGCGGAGTGGAGATCAAAAGCTTCGCTTAA
- a CDS encoding FAD-binding oxidoreductase, whose product MESHIVKVLSVTPVTHNVRRYKVEKPEGYTFVPGQATEVAVNKPGWEEERRPFTFTSLNEWDHLEFTIKSYPDHHSVTDLLGHIQPGDSLILHDVWGAIHYKGEGVFIAGGAGVTPFIAIFRDLQRKGQLGNNKLIFSNRTYADIILKEEFQQMLGNNFINTITREEVPGYDHHIVDEAYLKRKISNFDQHFYICGPDPMVQQLREVLEKLSGKADLVTIEI is encoded by the coding sequence ATGGAAAGCCATATCGTTAAAGTATTGTCCGTAACCCCTGTCACCCACAACGTAAGACGCTACAAGGTAGAAAAGCCGGAAGGATACACGTTTGTCCCCGGCCAGGCCACAGAAGTGGCAGTGAACAAACCCGGATGGGAAGAGGAACGCCGTCCCTTTACATTTACCAGTCTGAATGAATGGGACCACCTGGAATTCACCATTAAAAGTTATCCCGACCATCACAGCGTTACAGACCTGCTGGGGCATATCCAGCCAGGCGATAGCCTAATCCTGCACGATGTATGGGGAGCCATCCACTATAAGGGAGAGGGCGTTTTTATTGCGGGCGGCGCCGGCGTTACCCCGTTCATCGCCATTTTCCGCGACCTGCAACGCAAAGGGCAACTGGGCAACAATAAACTGATTTTCTCTAACCGTACCTATGCTGATATTATTCTTAAAGAAGAATTTCAGCAAATGTTGGGTAACAACTTCATTAATACCATCACCAGGGAAGAAGTGCCGGGCTACGACCACCATATTGTAGATGAAGCATACCTGAAAAGGAAGATTTCCAATTTTGACCAGCATTTTTATATCTGTGGGCCCGACCCGATGGTGCAACAGCTCCGGGAAGTGCTGGAGAAACTCTCCGGCAAGGCAGATCTTGTAACGATCGAAATTTAG
- a CDS encoding SGNH/GDSL hydrolase family protein yields MVPYSFLALGDSYTIGESVAETERFPAQTVRLLRQKGIAVNDAKIVATTGWTTDELEKGIREARITGTFDLVTLLIGVNNQYRGRSLEEYREQFTQLLQQAIDFAGHQPSHVIVLSIPDWGVTPFAADRDRAAIARETDAFNTAAKDIAAAHGAHWLDITPYTREAARDTSLVAADGLHPSGKDYARWAADLAGLAAHILR; encoded by the coding sequence ATGGTCCCATATTCTTTCCTGGCGCTGGGTGACAGCTATACTATCGGTGAAAGCGTGGCGGAAACGGAACGTTTCCCGGCGCAGACGGTCCGGCTGCTCCGTCAAAAAGGCATCGCCGTCAATGACGCTAAAATAGTGGCCACCACCGGCTGGACCACCGACGAACTGGAAAAGGGCATCCGGGAAGCGCGTATTACCGGCACTTTCGACCTGGTGACGCTGCTGATAGGGGTCAATAACCAATACCGCGGCCGCAGCCTGGAGGAATACCGGGAGCAGTTTACGCAGCTGCTGCAACAGGCCATCGACTTTGCCGGTCACCAGCCGTCGCATGTGATAGTGCTCTCCATCCCTGACTGGGGCGTGACACCCTTTGCGGCAGACCGCGACCGGGCCGCCATTGCCCGGGAAACAGACGCTTTTAATACGGCTGCCAAAGACATCGCAGCGGCGCACGGCGCCCACTGGCTGGACATCACGCCCTATACCCGGGAAGCCGCCCGGGACACCTCACTGGTGGCTGCCGACGGCCTTCATCCTTCCGGGAAAGACTACGCCCGCTGGGCCGCAGACCTCGCCGGGCTTGCTGCACATATACTGCGTTGA
- the icd gene encoding NADP-dependent isocitrate dehydrogenase produces the protein MPAEKISMNNGLLQVPTHPIIPFIIGDGIGPDIWKASVRVFDAAVEKAYGSERKIEWKEVLAGEKAFQETGEWLPAATLDALKEYLVSIKGPLSTPVGGGMRSLNVAMRQELDLYACVRPVRWFNKVPSPVKHPEKVDMVIFRENTEDIYAGIEYMTGTPECEKLLNFLQNEMGVKKIRFPETSSLGIKPVSIEGTERLVRAAILYALEHKRPSVTLVHKGNIMKFTEGGFKNWGYALAVREFGDKVYTWEQWEQTKKDQNEEAANKELKVAIAEGKLLIKDVIADNFLQQILLAPQDYSVVATLNLNGDYISDALAAAVGGIGIAPGANINYLTGHAVFEATHGTAPRFANTNTMNPSSVILSGVMMLEYMGWKEAANIIVHGLSTAIARKRVTIDFYNLMDDATLVKTSEFADEVIKQMQH, from the coding sequence ATGCCGGCAGAAAAAATATCGATGAACAATGGCCTGTTACAGGTCCCTACCCACCCAATCATACCATTTATTATAGGCGACGGAATTGGTCCGGATATCTGGAAAGCCAGTGTCCGTGTATTCGACGCAGCTGTGGAAAAAGCCTATGGTAGCGAGCGGAAAATTGAATGGAAAGAAGTATTGGCAGGCGAAAAAGCCTTCCAGGAAACCGGCGAATGGTTGCCTGCTGCAACGCTCGATGCGTTGAAAGAGTACCTGGTGTCTATTAAAGGCCCCCTGTCCACCCCGGTAGGTGGCGGTATGCGTTCCCTGAACGTGGCCATGCGCCAGGAGCTGGACCTGTACGCCTGTGTAAGGCCTGTACGCTGGTTCAACAAAGTACCTTCTCCGGTAAAACATCCGGAGAAAGTGGACATGGTGATCTTCCGCGAAAACACAGAAGATATCTATGCCGGTATCGAATACATGACAGGTACGCCTGAATGTGAAAAACTGCTCAACTTCCTGCAAAATGAAATGGGCGTGAAAAAAATCCGTTTCCCGGAAACTTCTTCCCTCGGCATCAAACCGGTGTCTATCGAAGGTACCGAGAGACTGGTACGCGCTGCCATCCTCTATGCACTCGAGCATAAACGTCCTTCTGTTACCCTCGTACACAAAGGTAACATCATGAAATTCACCGAAGGCGGCTTCAAAAACTGGGGCTATGCACTGGCGGTAAGAGAATTTGGTGATAAAGTGTACACCTGGGAACAGTGGGAACAAACCAAAAAAGACCAAAACGAAGAAGCTGCCAATAAAGAACTGAAAGTAGCTATCGCAGAAGGTAAACTGCTGATCAAAGACGTGATCGCGGACAACTTCCTGCAACAGATACTGCTGGCTCCTCAGGACTACTCAGTAGTAGCTACGCTCAACCTCAACGGTGACTATATCTCCGACGCGCTGGCTGCTGCAGTAGGTGGCATTGGTATCGCTCCGGGCGCCAATATCAACTACCTCACCGGTCATGCTGTGTTTGAAGCCACACACGGTACTGCGCCACGCTTCGCCAACACCAACACCATGAACCCGTCTTCCGTTATCCTCAGTGGGGTAATGATGCTCGAATACATGGGCTGGAAAGAAGCAGCCAATATCATCGTGCATGGCCTGAGCACTGCTATCGCCCGCAAACGCGTTACCATTGACTTCTACAACCTGATGGACGACGCCACCCTGGTAAAAACCAGCGAATTCGCGGACGAAGTGATCAAACAAATGCAACACTAA
- a CDS encoding NADP-dependent isocitrate dehydrogenase, whose translation MSKIKVANPVVELDGDEMTRIIWKFIKDKLILPYLDVEIKYFDLGMEHRDATNDQVTIDAANAIRETGVGIKCATITPDEARVKEFNLKQMWKSPNGTIRNILDGTVFREPIVMKNVPRLVPNWTAPICIGRHAFGDQYRATDFVTKGKGKLTIKFEGENGDVIEHEVYNFKGDGVALAMYNTDESIKGFARACFNQALMKKWPLYLSTKNTILKKYDGRFKDIFEEIYQQEFKTAFDAAGLTYEHRLIDDMVASALKWNGNFVWACKNYDGDVQSDTVAQGFGSLGLMTSTLVTPDGKTMEAEAAHGTVTRHYRDHQAGKPTSTNPIASIFAWTRGLEFRGKLDNNQELINFCQALEQVCIETVESGKMTKDLAVCIHGNKVEHGKHYLYTEEFLEELDKALKAKLAK comes from the coding sequence ATGTCAAAAATTAAAGTAGCTAATCCGGTGGTAGAACTGGATGGAGACGAGATGACACGGATCATCTGGAAATTCATTAAGGACAAACTGATACTTCCATATCTGGACGTAGAAATCAAATATTTTGACCTGGGCATGGAACATCGTGATGCGACCAACGACCAGGTGACTATTGATGCAGCTAACGCTATCCGCGAAACAGGCGTTGGTATCAAATGCGCAACTATCACTCCTGATGAAGCCCGCGTAAAAGAATTTAACCTGAAACAAATGTGGAAATCACCGAACGGCACTATCCGTAATATCCTGGATGGTACTGTGTTCCGTGAGCCCATCGTCATGAAAAACGTGCCACGCCTGGTGCCTAACTGGACTGCTCCTATCTGCATCGGCCGTCACGCTTTCGGTGACCAATACCGCGCTACTGACTTTGTGACCAAAGGCAAAGGCAAACTCACCATCAAATTTGAAGGTGAAAACGGTGACGTGATCGAACATGAAGTATACAACTTCAAAGGCGACGGCGTTGCACTGGCAATGTACAACACCGACGAATCCATCAAAGGCTTCGCCCGCGCTTGTTTCAACCAGGCCCTGATGAAAAAATGGCCGCTGTACCTGAGCACCAAAAACACCATCCTGAAAAAATATGATGGTCGTTTCAAAGATATTTTCGAAGAAATCTACCAGCAGGAATTTAAAACTGCCTTTGATGCTGCCGGTCTCACTTACGAACACCGCCTCATCGATGACATGGTTGCTTCTGCCCTGAAATGGAATGGCAACTTTGTATGGGCTTGTAAAAACTATGATGGCGACGTTCAGTCTGATACCGTTGCACAAGGCTTCGGTTCCCTCGGCCTGATGACTTCCACCCTGGTTACGCCTGATGGCAAAACCATGGAAGCAGAAGCAGCCCACGGTACCGTAACCCGCCACTACCGTGACCACCAGGCCGGTAAACCAACTTCCACCAACCCGATCGCTTCCATCTTCGCATGGACCCGTGGTCTGGAATTCCGTGGCAAACTGGACAACAACCAGGAACTGATCAACTTCTGCCAGGCACTGGAACAGGTTTGTATCGAAACTGTGGAAAGCGGCAAAATGACCAAAGACCTCGCGGTTTGTATCCACGGCAATAAAGTGGAGCACGGCAAACACTACCTCTACACAGAAGAATTCCTGGAAGAGCTGGACAAAGCCCTGAAAGCGAAACTGGCTAAATAA
- a CDS encoding murein L,D-transpeptidase, producing MKYKTLIFSLLCGSGMCLLLACGHGKKHATPKKKQIVANIRQLDEVVKESITERLSAIQDNDGVMEDSLPAFRPQALQDFYKEKENAGRWSKDGVPNAAAATLIDAIKQAEDVGLLPAHYHEPALNTAWQQLSNDPAAKKDAALWARMDVMLTDAFMRMASDLRFGAAPRDSVTLKADSLFTDAQLTAKLHQALEQGEVTTLLHDLEPTHPGYVALKEGIRSFKEKYAAYHWDTLPLNYTDTPAFRLLVVDRLVQSGHLDTTGREIDSTLLKTGVKAFQKEFNIYPDGVPGKRTVMAMNRSVHDWVMQAAVNLDRWRKLPDTLPRTYIMVNLPGYTLQVVDSGEVKLESRVIVGTPRTRTPILNSYMTNFMLYPYWRVPYSIVFKEMLPAIKKNVGYLASKNLEVIDASGNAVDPSTIDWSKLSKGHFPYVLRQMDGVDNSLGIMKFNFRNKYSVYLHDTNNRGLFKNSMRAMSHGCVRVQQWDSLAQYLVSSPDTANHKGDSVRAWIEREEKRQVDLTRRVPIYFRYFTAEGKEGTLVFYDDIYGEDKVVRKQMKL from the coding sequence ATGAAGTACAAGACTCTTATTTTTAGTTTGTTGTGCGGCTCCGGAATGTGTTTGTTGTTAGCCTGTGGACATGGAAAGAAGCACGCAACCCCCAAAAAGAAACAAATTGTCGCCAACATCCGGCAGCTGGACGAAGTGGTAAAAGAAAGCATTACCGAGAGGCTGTCAGCTATTCAGGACAACGATGGTGTGATGGAAGACAGTCTTCCCGCCTTCCGGCCTCAGGCCCTGCAGGACTTTTACAAGGAAAAGGAAAATGCCGGCCGCTGGTCGAAAGACGGTGTGCCTAACGCTGCCGCCGCTACGTTGATAGATGCTATCAAACAGGCGGAAGACGTAGGCCTGCTCCCGGCGCATTATCACGAACCGGCGCTCAACACGGCCTGGCAGCAGCTCAGCAACGATCCGGCAGCTAAAAAAGATGCCGCCCTGTGGGCGCGTATGGACGTAATGCTCACCGACGCCTTTATGAGAATGGCGTCTGACCTGCGTTTCGGAGCAGCGCCGCGCGACAGTGTGACGCTGAAAGCCGACTCCCTTTTCACCGACGCACAGCTGACCGCCAAACTACACCAGGCACTGGAACAGGGAGAGGTGACCACCCTGCTGCATGACCTCGAACCTACGCATCCGGGGTATGTGGCGCTGAAAGAAGGCATTCGTTCCTTCAAGGAAAAATATGCGGCCTATCACTGGGACACCTTACCGCTGAACTATACAGACACGCCGGCTTTCCGGCTACTGGTGGTTGACCGGCTGGTGCAAAGCGGCCATCTGGACACTACCGGCAGGGAAATAGACAGCACCCTGCTGAAGACCGGCGTAAAAGCATTCCAGAAAGAATTTAACATCTATCCGGACGGTGTGCCTGGCAAAAGGACGGTAATGGCCATGAACCGCTCGGTGCACGACTGGGTGATGCAGGCCGCTGTAAACCTGGACCGCTGGCGCAAACTGCCGGACACACTCCCCAGAACATATATCATGGTTAACCTGCCCGGCTATACGTTGCAGGTAGTGGACAGCGGGGAAGTGAAACTGGAATCGAGAGTGATAGTAGGTACGCCCCGTACCCGTACGCCTATTCTCAATTCCTACATGACCAACTTCATGCTGTACCCCTACTGGCGCGTGCCTTACAGCATTGTGTTCAAGGAAATGCTGCCCGCTATCAAGAAGAATGTCGGCTATCTGGCTTCTAAAAACCTGGAGGTGATCGATGCTTCCGGTAACGCCGTAGATCCGTCAACGATAGACTGGAGCAAACTGTCCAAAGGACATTTCCCGTATGTGCTGCGGCAAATGGACGGAGTGGACAATTCCCTGGGCATTATGAAGTTTAACTTCCGTAACAAATACAGTGTATACCTGCATGACACCAATAACCGCGGACTGTTCAAAAACTCCATGCGCGCCATGAGCCATGGTTGTGTGCGGGTGCAGCAGTGGGACAGCCTGGCGCAGTACCTCGTTTCATCGCCGGACACGGCCAATCACAAAGGAGACAGCGTTCGGGCATGGATTGAGCGGGAAGAAAAGCGACAGGTAGATCTTACCCGCCGTGTTCCAATTTACTTCCGTTATTTTACGGCAGAAGGTAAAGAAGGCACACTGGTATTTTACGACGATATCTACGGAGAAGATAAAGTGGTGCGTAAACAGATGAAATTATAA
- a CDS encoding AraC family transcriptional regulator — MKTDLFIKNMVCPRCIKVVKSVLEAVPLTVTDIQLGKATVDGKVTEQQLQAVSVALQAEGFLLIDDKKQQLVAAIKNIVVETVHYSELDDMRENFSSLLAGKLQKDYHYLSSLFSEMEGVTIEQYIIQQKIERVKELLDYNELSLSEISYKMGYSSVAHLSAQFKKVTGLTPSQFKQLKTPKRIPLDKL, encoded by the coding sequence GTGAAAACAGATCTGTTCATAAAAAATATGGTTTGTCCGCGCTGTATTAAAGTAGTCAAATCAGTGCTGGAGGCGGTCCCGCTTACAGTGACCGACATTCAGCTGGGAAAAGCTACCGTGGATGGAAAGGTTACTGAACAACAATTGCAGGCAGTTTCAGTTGCTTTGCAGGCGGAAGGCTTTCTACTGATAGACGATAAAAAACAGCAGCTGGTAGCTGCCATTAAAAACATCGTTGTGGAAACCGTCCACTATTCAGAGTTGGATGACATGAGAGAAAATTTCTCCTCGCTGTTGGCCGGTAAACTGCAAAAGGACTATCATTACCTGAGCAGCCTCTTTTCTGAAATGGAAGGAGTGACCATCGAACAATACATCATTCAACAAAAAATTGAACGGGTGAAAGAACTGCTGGACTACAACGAATTGAGTTTAAGTGAGATCAGTTATAAAATGGGGTACAGCAGCGTGGCGCACCTGTCGGCACAGTTTAAAAAAGTGACCGGCCTTACGCCCAGCCAGTTCAAGCAACTGAAAACGCCCAAGCGTATTCCCCTTGATAAACTATAA
- a CDS encoding heavy-metal-associated domain-containing protein has protein sequence MKILSILLLAFGISFGAQAQYKKASLQASGLTCAMCSRATLESLQTLPFVDKIDTDLDNTTFILHFKPDAAVNIDAIKQKVEDAGFSVGKLVVTASFSDVKVQNDTHVPFAGSTLHFMHVKDQVLNGDKDITVIDKDFVSAKQFKKYATETSMSCYKTGVMADCCTPHDAKASKRIYHVTI, from the coding sequence ATGAAAATATTATCCATTCTTTTACTCGCATTTGGTATCTCCTTTGGCGCCCAGGCGCAATATAAAAAAGCCAGTCTGCAGGCTTCCGGCCTCACCTGTGCCATGTGTTCACGCGCTACCCTGGAATCGCTCCAGACGTTGCCGTTTGTGGACAAAATAGATACAGACCTTGACAACACGACTTTTATCCTGCATTTCAAACCGGACGCAGCGGTCAATATCGACGCCATCAAACAGAAAGTGGAAGATGCCGGTTTTTCCGTAGGTAAACTGGTCGTGACTGCCAGCTTCAGCGACGTAAAGGTGCAAAACGACACCCACGTGCCTTTTGCAGGCAGCACGCTGCACTTTATGCATGTGAAAGACCAGGTGCTGAACGGTGATAAAGACATCACTGTCATCGATAAAGATTTTGTTTCTGCCAAACAGTTTAAAAAATACGCCACTGAAACCAGCATGTCCTGTTATAAGACAGGAGTGATGGCCGACTGCTGTACACCGCACGATGCCAAAGCTTCCAAAAGGATTTATCACGTCACTATTTAA